The genomic interval aaaattgtattctttgggtaaatgaatttaaaaattagaacactctaaactaaaaagtttagataatataattttaaaataacccaTCAAAATATATCCCATAAAagtcttaatttaaaatagtgATGTTTGAAATGATTTGATAATTATTATCCATTTTTTTGTTCATCTTTATCTGATAGTTACCGCTCTTTCTTGtttatgtaaatatttgaataaacaatattaatatataaaaaatttcctAAATTAGATTGGATTTTCCAttacaatattaatatataaaaaaattctgagtttttattttactcaaaattttatcaattaatcgaaaattttatttttatttgaattgtaGAAGTTATCtccattttcaatttggtggaaatatgttaaaattttctttttatttatttatttttaacttgattactatgcatattttaattttattttttgaaaaaagttggATTAAATTTTCCAGGGTAAGATCagtgaaagaaaataatttattttagttatttctctattttttttattataacaaatatttgcatttttatttataattaattatcgtATTAGCATATTAtgcttatttaaaaaattgtctgaatttttcattaaaataatgGTTAGAACAATACAATTGTACTTTtcaatttatgttaattttataaaataccgTTGGTTCGGTGGGCCCAATGTTAATTGTGTTCTATGGGCTGAACCTCTTCCCCATCCCTTTTCCCTTCGAAAGATTTTTTAAGTACATATGTGTCCTGTCATCCCATGATGCTCgggtatatgtatatatataaatttctctattttccaacTTTAGTTTCAAACTATTACATACCACttatttattcatataattaaatCCAAAGTCTTTCTATATGTTGTTTTTTACACTAGGttggacaaaaataaaaatgaaaaattaataaaatatgatatataaatgagaaaataatatttttaaaaaagtaaaaaataaaaatatgagagaaatgcataaataaaaaatataagagcttttttatagatataatttttaatataaaaaattataaaaaaaataagtattaagtaaacttaaagaCAAGTTACTCTTATCTCTAACGCTATCATTAAGATAGTAGAGACGGATTTGCTTTCGTCTCTAACATAGTTGCATAATAGAAagtgtttaatatttttctaatattacaaaacagctctaaaatattttcaaaattacgaAAACattctgaatatatatatattgttttcttGGAGTTTCAAGATAggaaatgttttgaaaacaccAAAATGACACAATTTTGATGTTTTCGTGCATAAGCAGTCTTGCACATCTCTTTCTTACTGTTGTTATcataatacaataattaaaatttgttcaatttaaaacaaatcaataaaatctGGTAAGGGATGAAAGAAATGAGGTTTGACATTGGGCTAATCAATGCTGATAAGAGATGGCTCGATCCGCTATCCAGAAAAGTTGGAACGATGCCTCAGTTGGTGTTCGAAGGTGTCTTCGGATGAATGGGATCTTGAAGGGTCTTTAGTGCTCGGTGGACCTAGAGGGGTCTTCGATTATGGAAGGCTTGAAAGATTGTATCAAGTCCCGAAGGGGTCTTCGAGTAGGTTGGGACTCGAAGGGTCTTTAGTTGTGGTTACGGGTCTTCTATTCCAGGAAAGCTATGCGTGTCTAAGAGAGGTGCCTTGAATTCCTTAAGGTGTCCTTGGAAGGTTATTTGGGGTCTGCAGCATAGGAAGAGTCAGAAGGCACACAGGGATCTTTCCCACGGGGCCCTCCCACGCCTAAGTCAAAAGATGCAAAATGGGGTAGTTACATGTTATGCTTCGAGGACTTTAGAAAAGGCATGAGGCTTCAAAAGGAGTTGAAGGTGGGTGGATTTGGGTTGTTGGATCTCACTTAGGTCTGAGTCTTCAAGGATTAGATTTGGGTCCCAAAGGTATAGGACCAAGGGCTATTTATAGCAGGTTGAGGATTGGGACACGTGGCATAGTAGGACACGTGTCACGCATGTACAAAGACATGAGCCTCCAGGTCCCTAGGTAAGATCAAATGATTGAAAGACACCCTTCAAGTTGCAGAAGCCCCAAAGAGGTGGATTAAGATTTGTGGAGGCCTTCGAATAAGGTCCCTCTTAAGGGTTTTCGAGGGCCTTTCAAGTGAGGTACCCCCAAAAAGGCTTTGGGGGGTCTTCAGGAATGGCTAGCCCTTCCAATGCCTTCAGAAGGCACCTTCTGTCTTCGACCTTCAATTTCTCGAATGGTGGTGCTACAATAATGACTctccattctttctttttggctaAAAGTCGAAGGGAAAAGTATGAATCTTGTTTTTTGGAATTTTGTTCCCAGAGATAAGTGTGTAAATTTGCTAGTTTTGGGGGAAGGGGggttatttttagtattttatgttGTTTAGGGCCATCAGAAGTTCCGAATGGGTCTTCTAGGTCACACGTGtgtaattatgacacaaccgtTCGAATTTCGAAGACTCGGCTATAAATACTAGTGGTCCCTTGTGGGCCATATCTTCCCTCATTTTTTCACTCGAAGACCTTGCACCCAAAGCTTCCTTCTGAAAAGTCTTTCGTGTTTCCAGATCTACCCACTTATTCACTGAAGACTTTTTCCTATTTAACATATGAGTGCTAGAGCTTATCttatcttgtatgtggatggCATTCTCCTTATGAGGAACGATGTTGGCATGTTGATGTCGACTAAGGTTTAGTTATCCTGtaaattctccatgaaagattttgGAGATGTGACCTTCATTTTCGGAATTCGCATTTATAGAGATAGAGTAAGAAGATAGATAAGTCTCTTCCAAAAccaatacataaataaaatgctAAAGAAGTTTAGCATGAAGAACTCTAAGAAAGGGCTAATACCCGTTCAACATGGAGTTCCACTCTCTAGaataatgtctccacaaactTCGAAAGAGAGGTAGCGCATGGAGAAAGTTCCTTATGCTTCGACGATAGGGAGCCTCATGTACGTTATGCTATGTACGAGGTCTGATATTGCCTATGCGGTGAGTGTCACTAGCAGATATTAGTCTAACCTAGGTGATGAGCACTGGATGACCGTGAAATATATCAAGAAATACCTACGAAAGACTAGGGATATGGTTTTGTTCTATGGAATAGGTGATCTCCCAGTTGACAGGTTCATAGATTCAGACTTTCAGTCTGACGCGGATGATAGGAAATTCGCGTTTAGCTGGAAAGATTCCAAGCAGGATAAAACTATGGATTCTACTATAGAGGCAAAATATGTGGTAACATGTGATGCAGCCAAAAAGGTTGTTTGGATGATGAAGTTCATTTCTGAACTTGGTGTGGCTCCAACTGTTGAGTTGCCTATACCTTCGTATTACGACAACAACATGGCCATTGCACAGGTTAAGAACTTAGGTCTCACTAGAAGTCCAAACATATTAAACGTCGTTTCAACCTGATCCGAGAGATTATAGCTCGTGATGATGTGCAACTACAGAAGATGGCATCATCAAAGAATGTTGCTCACCCACTGACTAAGGCTTTGACACAGGCTCAATTCGATCACCATCTTCAGAATATGGGCATTGGATTCCATGCATTGATTTGGTAGTCGTTGCTTGTAAATTATCATTAACACAAGTAAGAATGAGTGAAagggtcatatcttcattcatgtAATGCATATGTGTGGCACTGTTGATTGTTCTTTATAATATCTTTGTTGCCCAGAAAAACACTCAAGATGGGGGTGAATtaggtttttgaaaaatatttaattttttgctctaattaaaaattctttttgtaGTGATCTTTTTGTTGAGTTTTTTCAATAGatacaacagaaaataaaacaatcaaccacacaaacacaagaaattttttatagaaattcaGCTCTTTAAAGAGCCTAATCCTTTCTCCCAAGCACAaagcttgaggttccactataGAGAGTAAAATAACACTAGCTTTTGGTATGAAGCTAGAACCAATGGAAAATCCCTTGCCTAAGCAAGACAACACATTAGCATCTAACCAGCAATAacccctcacacaacaagtgagtaaaataaacaaacttacaaccaatTTGAGCCAAACTAAAAACAAGCAACCAGATCTTTCCCAATAGTAAATCTTCAACACTTGGACTTGCACTCTTGTTTTCAAAGCTCTTTAAAGTTTGTTCTCTCAATCATAAACTACGACATCATCCAAGACTtaccttatatttatattaggaGCTTCAAGAGCACTAGCTATTACACATGAGGGGAcgagaagttttgaaatttaaaaataaaatcagctTTTCAGCcctttattttgtcttttcagCAGCTGTTGGAATGAAATCATCAGAAAATAATTTGTACAACAGGTCAAAGAGTTAGTAAGAGGGGACAATCTGCAGCATAATTAACCATAATCTTTAAGGAGACAAAGAATGGCAAAGATGTTAGAACAAAAACATAACTAAAAAAGAGCAAACTAAAAAGCAACTTTATCAAAAAAGGCATTTACCTTTTAAACATGAAAATCAAACCCAAAAAAATGAAGTACGAGGGTAAATAGTGGTATAAAAAGAAACAACTTGGCGTGCACCGAGTAAGAGATACAAAGAATCAAAATAGCAGAGTTGACCATTGAACTTCGGTCGATTGAAGACATCACTTCGGTCGACCTAAGTTATCCGGAAGGCTGAAGACCCAACTTCAGTCAAAGGATAGGTTGATCTAAGATTAAAGTCTAACTTTTTGGTCGATTGAAGATAATACCTTAGTCAACCTAAGTTATCCAGCATCCTTAGGCACAAGATTAGTCGATTCATAGGTCAACTTAAGATGTGGGCCAAACTTTTTGGCCAACTTCAATCGACCTAAAATTGATTTCGATCGACCTAAGTTACACAGAAATGAACCCAAACAAACTGCCAAACTTCGGTCGACTTATCTGAAGCATCGGTCGACCAAAGATGCTTATGTACGAAAGATAGAGATTTTAAGAACATAAGGATACGTTAAATAggtataaataaatgagaaatcctttttgttatcatcaaaatcattttttctaCTCTTGAGCTTAACaatcttcattcatatctctcaATCTCATATTTATGAATAAGTCCCTAGACTTCCTACTCTCAACgggttgagactgtgtgacttGGATATTTAGTCCAGGATTTCTTAGAGGTATTCTCAGTCCTTAAACTTATCAGAAAGGGACTATGATATGTCAATTAGTGGACTGATACTTGGGCTACTACCATTATTTAGCATGGAGATGCTAATGGGATGGGGTGGTAAGTCACACGCCACATTACATTCAGAtacatatagtagacatgtgagtGGGTGTTGGAGAACATCCACTAAATGTGACATGTGTGACATATCACATGGTTTGAGAATTAATGATCTATCATTAGCCCTCGATTGTGTATTTAGTCCTTAGACCAGAGGTGAAATAGTGTTCTGTGCACTAGTGTCAGGGATTTGTCGTTGAGCAGAACCATCTGGTGTAAGAGGTGGGAATGCTCTCTGTACGGTCTTTGTACAACAGTGTATGGAGACAGATATTCACTTATGGGATCCATTGAACTCCATGGGATGGAGTTGTACATCCTGCATGGTCTTTCTTGGTGGTGATTGGAAACTTAATAGCCAGGGTGAGCGTGAGATTAGAAAGAGTTCCAACGTTGGATTGACTCCGACATGCTACATTGATCACACCTGTTTAGATCAGACCTAGTTACCGAGTCCTGTAAGTTTAATCAATCCATGACTCTTACTCGGTTAGGATGTTGGACAATGGAAGGACTATAGTGCATGGTAATCGAggagccttaataggttcatatgaAGTTTAACTTCATTGCTATTAGGATCGTCTTGAGTCCTGGCTAAAGGATACTGAAGATCTTTCGAGGTTCTTTAAGGATatggagagatcctcttagTAGGTCGATGGGGATTGACCAATGTCAAGAAATTAATGGGTCGTGATTACTACATGGTTTTGAATCGAGAAAGTCACACATATATTTAGTAATGTCCAAGATTAGTGATCCATTGCTCTTAGTGTGTTCCTCGTCACTATTGGTCAGTGATTTTGGTTGCTTAAATGTGTTGGACACATTGATCTAAGGTTTATGGGGGGCTGTTATTTTTTAGCAGGGACTTTGTTTGCATTATTGAATAGTGAAAGGCTATTACTTGTTAATAGTAGGGTTTATGTGTAGGTTAGACGAAGTAGGTGGACGGGGCTGCTTCGATTGACCAGAATTGGAACGTTAGTTTCGAAAATGGAAGAAACTTCGGTCGACTAAACATCTACTGCATTGTCTCAtcagtgcatttaatgcactaATGATTTGCATGATGAGAAAGCATGGGATGACGGGAAAGACGTGCAAGGGAAGCTGATTGAGGGTTTTTGAATTGAGATGAGGGTAGAGAAGGATAGACTTTTGAGTTAGCCATTCTCCTCttgctctcttcttcttcttctttttcttcttctctctcgttcttgcttgctatttcttcttcttgtccttCATTGTTGCTGTTGCCATTTCCTTGTTCTTACTCCAAAAGGTTGGCTAGTATAGCTCCCTTTCTTGTTCTCTAGTAGATCAGGTGATGGATATCCAAGGTGCAACCAAGGGGAATTGTGAGCTTCGGATCATCTCATTTGAGAGGGTCCTAGCACAGCTCCATAGGAGGGTTCTAAAGGCGTCTCAGGCGTGGATCGATTTAGTCATTCACACGTGAGGAGGCGAAGTGGTCACCCAAGGTAGCAATTTTTTTTGTGGGAGCTCATTCGAAAGGCAAGAAAGAGAAACATCGGTTGGGACAATCGGCATCAGTTTTGACATTAGCATCTACAGAAAAGGTATGACTGAtaaaaccccctatggcatggttttaTCTTTGATACCTAGGACTAAAAGTTGAGAAACTCTCCGCATAAGCTCCGTTCATTTTAATGGTTTGACCCTAAGAGTTTCTCCTTAGAAGTCCACAAGGGTAATTGACTACAATTAACTAAACCTAGATTCACATGGCAAACAGGTTCAACTCCAACGACAAGCGGAGGACCGAGTGTGTGTTCTTAACTCTAGCCTCAATTAGCATGCTCattatgatttcaaaatccTCGTCACTTCTTGATTTGAGCCTGGCTTTCCCTATGCTCAAATTGGGGAGCTAGTAACAAAAAGGATTTTTTTCGAGATTATTAACTATTATACAACAGTTCATCTATAGAATCGAGTTATATCGCTACTAAACATCGTCGTCCCATCTTAACCCCAACCTATGTGGTTAGTAGATTCAAGGAGAGTACATATAGATCACGAATTATAAGGGCTTATTGAAGTGGAGAATGCACGAGAGTGATCTAAGGCTCATTATCCGAGAAATTGAAACGTGAAAGCATGAAATAGATCGAAGTACAAAATAAGCAAGAACGACCTTAAAGCTTAAAACACTTAAAGGCTTGCCATAACACAGTCTACTCTTCCACCAGAGAAAGTCAAATGAAAGAGTGGGGATAATTGATATGCCATGGtataaaaaaatagcaaaataaaaattaataataaacaaGTGAACCTAGATCAATCGGGTTAACCCAACAACAAAAAGACGCAAGACAACTCAAGGCCACATGATACATAAAAATGGTCCTATGAGGCACCCCAATGCCCCCAAGGCAATCGTAAGAGACACCCCCATGGCTTCCACAACTGCGAGGAGGCCCTGTGGCCCATTTGATAATGGAGAAGAGGCCCCGTGGCTGAGGAGGCCTACTGGCACCCCCACAGTTGTAAGGAGGCCCTGCCACTCATGAGGCTGCAAAAAACCCTTGCGACTCCCACAATAAAGAGAAGGCTCAGCAACCCATAAGGCCTTGGAAGACCTCTGCGGCCAAAGAGGCCTACGGGCACCCCCGCAGCCCATGAGGTAACAGAAAACCCTCATGGCTGAGGAGACCTACTGGTAGCTCAGGTGGCTAAGTGGTTGTAGGAGACTCCTGCAAAACTAATTATCCACACTGTGCACTAACCGTGACTATGATTGTTGTAAGCTAGTCACAGCCTTAAAGGTGACTTCGCTACCAAGGTATTTCCCCAAATATGCTGAGGGGTCCTATGTAACGTGCGAAAGAGGATAACTTTGACATTCAAAAATCTCTCCAAAGATTATGTGAAAATGATAAacaattatccataaagaattctaattttaaaaggaTTACGAAATGCAGGAATAAACGTCATCTATAAGAATCTGAATTCTAACAGGATTTCAAAAAGtcaagataaacgttatctataagaatcctaATCTTGGATTACTCCATACTCCTTTATAAATAGGTAGACACTCATTCCAAAAAGAGATACATCTCTGATATTGGTAAAAACTATACTCTACAGATTTCATCATCTCCAGTGTCTGATTTAAGCATCAGAGTGTTTGTGTGGGGATTTTCTTGCACCCTTTGATTGTTTCTTTCCTTGTAGACTCGGGTGCCAAACGATGATATtctcaatcaaataaatttattattatatcttgacaACAACACTTATATTTTTGTTCGTATACTTTCATCTGACCACccaaacttttcattatttcgattacactcaTACATCTAcattttcgaatcaatttacTCCATAtacttttatgtatataaaacaaaaaaaaaatgtaaaatgagATAACAAAGTATACGTCACACCTTGttcacatcaaaatataagagttaaattgattcgaaaatgcaagtttatgagtataatcgaaataacaaaaaaaattgaattatcatgaaaaaaaacataaaaatacaagaataaaaaagtaaatttggcTTCTGCCTTGTTatcattcatttatatatacatataaagatatatatatatatatgtatgcccTTTCCTTCACCAAAATGCCatactttttttgaaaattattaatttgagaGTTTTTTAATGCATAAAACAAGATTCTCTTTCGAAGATGGATGATTAATAAGATTGGTTTAAATTTGCATCTAGATAATTCAAGTCATAGGacaataaagataaatttattgtaatcaACCCAAGCCTCAATGAGTATAGTGATGATATTTgacttattagattaattgcCACGGGATGGACTAATTAGGCTAAGTGAAAATGTAAGTTTTAGTGTATTAAGAGTTTGGGATTAAGatagtttatttcttttctgtAAGTTACTATTTACGGTTGTTCATCCGTCACTTTAGATATAAGCAATTTATTAAACCATTTTAAATTTGTCTATTTAATGTTAATCCTATGTAAGcatgtgacaaaatttatttatattgtcttATTTCCTAATGTTTCATATGAAGGATTCAAATGCAATGGACACTCCCATTCATAAGCAAACTTAATTGCCCAAAAAAATGTACACGACAAAtgaaagtgaaaaaataaagaattttgagatatatcaaatgaacaaaaaattataaacggACACATAAAATTAAGGCTAAAAGGTCAATTTACCCTATGTATATTATATTGCTATGGATAGTAGAATTTACCCTATATATTATATGGCTATGGTAATTTGTGGGCTATTTAGGTGTGTTCAATGAAATTTACACaatatatacttaaaatatcactaagaatACCATAAATTACTATAGTAATGTATAttcatgttattatttttattaaatgtcACAATAGTAAAAAACTTTTGATTAGAATTCTATAAAcagttatttaaataaaagccTCAACTCactttttggtaaaaaaaaacttttaacttATCCAAAAATTAGAActctttaataaatatattttgatatcatTGCATCATATATACTTTACAAACTTCCCATAagttaatcttttaaaaatattaataaatttaaacttaaactcTAGTGACACACACCTACTAAACACTCACTATGAGATTAAATGTTTTAGAAAACTCGATTTCTATCTTGCTAAAAGtctaataaaaatgagaaatttaccAAGTTGTCACACTTGTGATAATaacttaataatatttaattaaacacaaaatgAGAAAGTCAACGGTCATCGTTTGACAGCTTCAGCATTGACTTTGGGCAAGTGTAATTGTAAGAATCAAACTCCAACCCACTCACTACAGCTCTCTGCACATGCCGCCACATATAATACTGTCAGACTTTCTAGCAAGTTGCTCCCTCCATATACCATATCTTAATCCAACTAGGCCTTAGTTTCTATtccaaggattccaagtcaaccCTCCATTACTCCAAACAACtttctcatatatatgtatataatatatattgttccaCAACTCGGcactcacacacatatatatatatagcattcaCGTTTTAACATCTTTGACAGCCAGAGCTCCTATCATGGCAGGTGCACCCATTTCAACCGCCGCGCCAGTTCAAGGCCAACAGCCTGCTCCTGCGCCGCCAAGGTATGCTCCCCCACCGCCACAACCATACGCAGCCCCACAACCACAAGCACAACCATATGCAGCGCCACCACCACAACCCCAAGCACAACCGTATGCACCACCGCAACCCCAACAATATGCAGCACCACCGCCACAACCGCAAGCACAACCATATGCAGCACCGCCACCACAACCATATGCACCGCCACAACCGCAACCCCAGCCCCAACTCCAACCATATGCAGCACCGCCACCACAACCATATGCACCGCCACAACCGCAACCCCAGCCCCAACCCCAACCATATGCTCCGGCACAATCACAACCACAACCGTAC from Diospyros lotus cultivar Yz01 chromosome 8, ASM1463336v1, whole genome shotgun sequence carries:
- the LOC127808327 gene encoding vegetative cell wall protein gp1-like, yielding MAGAPISTAAPVQGQQPAPAPPRYAPPPPQPYAAPQPQAQPYAAPPPQPQAQPYAPPQPQQYAAPPPQPQAQPYAAPPPQPYAPPQPQPQPQLQPYAAPPPQPYAPPQPQPQPQPQPYAPAQSQPQPYAPPSTATLSSVLPYGGGPPPAPAPATYPPASTAYSAQPPYTTNPPSSAPQSPYPTYPASFSTPQSAFPSAPAAPLPYPAAPNAVAYPQPYYSAAAQPPSAPAGYPPGAYAPPPY